The Primulina huaijiensis isolate GDHJ02 chromosome 9, ASM1229523v2, whole genome shotgun sequence genomic interval AGGCTTTGAACAGTATCCCCTCTTTAGAGAGTCTTCCAATCCTTTTCTTATCAAAGACTTACGGTTATCAAAGCCAAGACGAGAGAGATATTTTGACGAAGATTATTTTGCTAACTATTCCGGAAAAATAAAACCTTATCGGCTCAGCCAAGTAAACCAACCGAATGGGTGAAGTAGTATCAACAAACAACATAGAAGTGGCAAATGGCAGCTCAGAAGGGAGAGCCACTGCAGGcctatattttaataattctcTTTATTAATTAGttaacatacatacatataagtTCTTTTTGAAAATCCCATCTCAGAACTAAATTCTTTGGTGTGTTGATTGGTATCATCTAAACATGGGCAAGGCAGGTAAATGGATCAGAAATTTGTTACTCGGGAAAGGAACACACGAGGCCATTGTAGGAGAAGGGCCTAAAGTAATACGGAGATGGAGCTTCAAAAGATCACACAAGACCATTAAATCCTTCGATTCCGCCGAACATGGACACAACCACAACTTTGTCATCGTACCTCTTCTTCCATCAACTAATGCAGCTGCTACCAAAATACAAGCCGCATATCGTTCTTACTTGGTACGCATATTCGTATTTACTCCGGAACTTCCTCTTTTTGTTGGTGAATAATGCGTTCAACTGGTCGAGATATGAACAGGCAAGGAGAGCATTGAGGGCTTTAAGAGGGCTAGTGAAATTGCAAGCCTTGGTGAAGGGTTACTTGGTTAGGAAACAGATGAATTATGTTCTAAGGTCTATGCATGCTGTGATGACGATTCAAGTTCGCGCCCGAATTCAAAGGGTTCAAAAAACAGACCAACCCAGAAAAATATCTTACAAACAAACATCAGCTTCTGATGCTCAGATAGCACAACCAACTAGAGTATGTCTTGTCTAGTTCTTTTATGGAAATTGCAACTGTGTTGGCAAATATTTATGTGCAGCCAATGATTAATTGGCGACAGAATATGACGACTTTTCCTATTACTCGTTCTAATCAACTTCATTACAGGAGAACAGGGTTGATCATATAACAAGGGAAGTACTTACTAGGAGGATAAGTGAGCGCATGGATCACAGACACACTCAAAGAGTGGAAGACTATGGTTGCAGCCGTCTCTCGGTCTCGCAACAAGAATACAAGCTTAATCCGTGCCCTAGTCTGTCAGCATTATCCTTCACAAATTCGAGTTCTTTGTCCTTTGATGGCAGACAAGAGACAATGGCACCTACAAATGCCAAACATTTCTCTATTTGGCATGAAAACAAACAATTTATTCCTAGACTCGTAAATTGCCCAGATCATGTCACATCTGACTCCAGCTTCCTACCAAATTACATGAGCAATACTAAATCTTCAAAAGCGAAAGCCAGATCGCACAGTGAACCTAAGCAACGACCTTTACCCGTCACCGATCAGAAAACAGACGATCATCATCAATGGACTGGAAAGGTGGCAAAAATCAGCGCCACTGGTTGATCAAGATTTACCGGTAAGGCAAATCCACTGATGACAAGACTAAATCATTAATCCCATTTGAGGCAAGTTCTTCTGGTATGATTGGAGACAGACACAAGAAGGGTGATTTCTCTccccttttaaataaaaaattaataaatatatagacTCACTCCTCAAATGAGTCATCCTCTCACACACCCTTTTATTCTACTCTCTCGATTTATTGGCTAAATACATTTCAAAGATGttattaaaaggaaaaaagaagtaAACTCCTAATTTTGCTAATGTAATACACCAACCCATTTATGGTGAAGTAGACTTTAAATCCGAGGACATGCATGTATATACAATTCTACATACGTAGATACATAATTtacatcaattaaaaatataaaaatttgatcAAGTATAAATTAATTTACGGTTACCCAACCATATTTCCGTATAATTATAATCAACCGCCTACACAATATAGAGTTGCTCAATGAAAAAATGATCACTTTACATTAAACAACATGCATGGAAACTGCAAGTAACTCAAGAGAACACTATGCATACAAAATAAAGCATTTGAATCAAATGCAGCACAGGCTTTGAACGAAACGGATTCCGATTATGATTACATAATTCAGCTAGGGATCTCAACAAATAAATCATACTTCACAGGAATCGCACCTCTAGCACCTAGTATATAGAAATAATTACTATTTTCAGGTTCACAGGCAGATATGGAAGTTGAGAAAGAAATTTACCACACAATTTTTTGTTCAGAAAAATTGCAGTGTATTCAAACTGCAATATATTCCGAACATACCAGTGAATAAGGTGCGTCGATCAGATTTTTTCCAAACAATTTAAGATGATGGCTCAGTAACCTGCAGGTACGAATGATAGAAtagaagttagctattcatttgAACTGAGTTGATTAAGCGGGTAAATTAG includes:
- the LOC140983937 gene encoding protein IQ-DOMAIN 19-like, yielding MGKAGKWIRNLLLGKGTHEAIVGEGPKVIRRWSFKRSHKTIKSFDSAEHGHNHNFVIVPLLPSTNAAATKIQAAYRSYLARRALRALRGLVKLQALVKGYLVRKQMNYVLRSMHAVMTIQVRARIQRVQKTDQPRKISYKQTSASDAQIAQPTRENRVDHITREVLTRRISERMDHRHTQRVEDYGCSRLSVSQQEYKLNPCPSLSALSFTNSSSLSFDGRQETMAPTNAKHFSIWHENKQFIPRLVNCPDHVTSDSSFLPNYMSNTKSSKAKARSHSEPKQRPLPVTDQKTDDHHQWTGKVAKISATG